Within the Streptomyces sp. YIM 121038 genome, the region TCGCTGTAGCGCCCTGCGGTGTCGGCCGACACCCGCAGCTGGTGCAGGCCCCGGGCGTCGCCGGGCGGGGTGACCGCCCCGGCGGTCAGCGGGAGTTCGGTGAACTCCGGTACGCCGAGGGGCCGCAGCCACACCTTCAGGCGGGGGCGGCCCGGCCAGCGCCCCGGGTCGTGGGTGACGGTCAGCGGCATGCGCGCCCCGGCCGTCCAGACGTCCGCGTCGTACGTCACCGTCAGCCGCTCGACGTCGGCGGACACGCGGGCGATGAACGCGCCGGTGTCCAGGTCGTAGCGCTCGAACAGCGTCACGTGGTCGCGGCGCGCGGTCGGGGTGACCTGGTCCGACCTGCGGACGAGGAACTCCTTGCCGCGCACCCTGAGGTCCGTGACGTCGTGGTCGGTGTCGGGCAGGGCGAGGACGCGGGTGCCGGTCCTGTTGCCGTTCAGGTCGAAGATCCGCACCTCGCGGCCGCCGGTCAGGACGTGGAGGTGGCCGTCGTCGGAGACGTCGTAGCCGCTGAGGACGAAGCCGACGGGCTTGGCCTGCACCGGGTTTCCCACGGGCGTTCCGTCGAACGTGCACATCCGGATGACCCCGGACTGCCACGCCGTGACGAGCAGTTCCCGCTCCTCCGCGACCCGCAGCCCGACCGTCTGCCTGCGGTCCTTGGGGTCGCTGCTCAGCCGGCTCAGGTCGATGGTGTCGACCACCGTGCCACCGGGCCTGTCCGGATTCAGCCGCAGCACCCGCAGGGCGTGCTGGTCCATCGCGTAGAAGTCGCCGGACGGGCCCGCCTCCACGGCCGGCGGGGCGAAGTAGCCGTCCGTGTCATTGACGGTGAACTCGTCGAAGGAGCCCAGGGGGCGGAAGTCCTTGTCCCAGAACGCCACCCGGTGGCTGAAGTGGTGCTCCGCGGTGGCGATCACGCCCGCGCGGTTGGCCGTGACCGCGAGCAGCGCGCTGCCCGCCCTGCCGACGCGCGTCGTCGAGCCGTCCGGGGCCAGCCGCAGCACGACGCTGGCCGGGGCGGCCGAACTCGCCACGTACACCTGGCCGTCCCGGCCCACGCCCAGGCGTGCCGCCCAGGGCTCGAACGTCGGGTCGTGCCGGGGAATGATCTGCTGGAGCGTCCTCGTCGTGCCCACGCGGCCTACCCCCTTGTGGTCGCCCCGCACGCGGCACCTCTGGGTGTTGCTGGGGGTCTCGATCAGGCTCGCATGGGGCGATCGGGGCCGTTGTCACCCGATGGGGTGATGTTGCAAGTTGGCCGATAAAGCACGCGGGTGGGGCGTTTGGTCAGTGCACGCGGAGACGTTCCCTGCCGGATCACGACGGCCCGGAGACGGTCCTGTGGGGGGCCGCCTCCGGGCGTGGTCGCGCGGACCCTGAGGTCAGGGCGTCGGCGCGGGTCCGGCCGGGCAGGTCGTGTCGCGCGTCGGCAGCTTGCCGGTGAGCAGATAGCGGCTGCCGTGCTTGTCCACGCAGGAGTTGGCGTCGAACAGGAACTGGCCGTGGTTGCCGCCGCCCGCGACGACCAGGCGCGAGCCCTTCAGGGCCGCGTGCATCCGGCGCGCCCCTGCCAGCGGCGTCGCCGCGTCGTCCTTGGCCTGGAGCAGCAGCGGGGGCGGCACCCGCACGGAACCGATCTTCACCGGGGTGGTGGGCTTGGCCTTCCAGAAGGCGCACGGGGCGCTGTACCAGGTGTTCAGCCAGCCGAACAGCGGCGCCTTGCGGGCCGAGGCACGCGTGTCCGTGCGCCAGGTCTTCCAGTCCCGTGGCCAGGGGTCGTCCACGCAGGAGTAGGCGAGCATGGCCGGGTCGACGCCGCCGTCGGCGAGCTGGTCGGTGGCCGCGAGCAGCGCGCCCGAGTCGCCGCGCCGGTAGTCGGACACGGCCCCGGCCAGTTCGCTCCACATCAGGTCGGTGTACATGCCGGAGGCCAGCAGGTCGTCGAGTTCGGCGCTCCCGGCCCGGCCCCCGGCCGAGCGGGCGGTCAGCTTCTTGCGGGCCGCTTCCCAGGCCGTGGCCACCTTCGCGCGGGTGGTGCCCAGGTGGTAGGTGCGGTCGTGCTTGGCGGTCCAGGCGAAGAACTGCTGGGCCCGGTGCTGCAACGCGGTGTTCTGCTGGAACTGGGCCGCGTAGGAGCTCGCTGTCGGGTCCATCACGCTGTCCAGGACCATCCGGCCGGTGCGCTTGGGGAAGAGCGTCGCGTAGGTGGCGCCGAGGCGGGTCCCGTACGAGTAACCGAGGTAGTCGAGCTTCGGCTTGCCGAGCGCGGCCCGGATGCGGTCCATGTCCCGGACGGCGTTCTCGGTGGTCATGTGCGGCAGCAGGTCACCGGAGTGCTGCCGGCACTGCTCGGCGACCTTGCGGGCGACGGTCAGCCGCTTCTTCTCCTCGGCCGCGTTACGGGGCGTGTACGGGAGGGCCGGGTGCTTGGTGAGCTTGCTCGTGTCGCCGCAGGAGACGGGGGTGCTGGCGCCGACGCCGCGCGGGTCGAAGCTGACGACGTTGTACTTCTCCGCGACCTTCTGGGGCAGCGAGCTCCACACCAGCTTGGCGACGCCGATGCCGGACTCGCCGGGGCCGCCCGGGTTGACCACGAGGGTGCGCGGGGCGTTGCCCGCGCCCGCGATGGACAGCGTCAGTTCGATCCGGCGGCCGTTCGGCTTCTTGTAGTCCAGCGGCACCTTGAGCGTGGAGCAGTAGGTGCCGCGCGGCGCTTCGGCTCCGGCGGGGCAGGTGCCCCAGCGCGGTCCGGCCGCCGGGGCAGCGGCCTGCGCCGTCGCGGGCATCCCCACGGCGAGCAGGCTCAGGGCCCCGGCGACGGCGGCGGTGCCGCCGACGATGCGCTTCGGTCTCATGTGCTGTCTTCCCGTCCATTCGATGGCTCTCGGCAGGGAGGACGGCGGAAACGCGGACCGGGTTTCCCCTCGGTCACATGAGACGCGCACCGGCCCGGGCGGGTCCGGGACCGAGGGGACGGTTCCCGAACCCGCGCCGGGCCGGTGCCGGGTGAGGCCGGGTCAGATCGTGGTCAGGTGGCCCGGGGCGGGGAGGCGGGTGGCCCACGTCGGCTCGTGCACCTCGGCCAGGGTCGTGAAGACCAGGGCGACGGCGAGCGCGCCCGGGTCCGGCACGCCGAGGGCGTGGTCGCCGACGTAGCTGGCGCGGCCGCGCCGGGGGCGCAGCGACGCGGTCGAGAGGGCGCCGCGGATCGCGGCCTGTGCCGCGGTGGTCAGCGGGGCCTCCGCGAGCTCACCCGTCGGCTCCCCGGCCGACGCGGCGGCGAGGGATTCGGCGGCGGGGACCAGCGCGTCGACCAGCGTGCAGTCGCCGACGCGGGCGCCGCCCACGCGGTTGATGGCCGCGCTCGCGGCGGCCGCGGCCTCGGCCAGTGCCGCGACGGAGGGTGCCTGGCCGTCGCCGGGCTCGGCGGACGCCAGGTCCTTGAAGAACAGCCCGAAGAGCGGCCCGCTCGTACCGCCGACGTCGTTGAGGAACGCCTCGGCGAGCGCGGCCGTGCCTTCGATGCCCGTCTCGTCGGCCAGTCGCACCGCGCGCCGCACGCCCCCGGAGAGGTTGTCCCCGAAGTCGCCGTCGCCGACGAGCTGGTCGAGCTTGGTGAGGTTGTCGCGGACCTGCGCCACGACCTCCGCGTACCGGTCGAGCACGACCCGGCCGCCCGCCGCACCCGCCGTCGCGGCGGGCGCGGGGGCCTGCGCCGCGGGGGCCGCCGCCGGGGCGGCCGAGGTGCCCGCGGGGCGCACGGTCCGGGGCAGCGTGAGCGGGGTCTCGGTCGGTGCCGTCCACAGGTCGACCCAGCCCTCGTCGAGGCGGGTGAGGGTGAGCGAGAACCCGGCCATGTCGAGGGCGGCGGTGTACGTACCGGCGATGGTGACGGCGGGGCGCAGGCCGCGCTCGGTGAGCCGGTCGTGCAGCAGCGAGCTGACGGCGTGCAGTTCGAGCTCGGTGGTGGCACCGAGGCCGTTGACGAGCGCGAGGACCTCGTCGGAGCCCTCGGGCAGCGCGTCGATCAGGTCGTCGGTCATCCGCCGCACCAGGTCGTCGACGGAGGGCCGGGCGATGGTGCGGATGCCGCGCTCGCCGTGGATGCCGACGCCGTAGTCGAGCACGCCGGGCTCCAGCGTGAAGGCGGGAGCGGTCGTCGTGGGCGAGGTCTGGGCGCGCGCGGCCACGGCGACGCTGCGCGACTGCGCCACGACGCGGGTGCCGAGCTCCTGGAGCTCCTGGAGGGACGCGCCCCGGTCGGCGGCGGCGCCGAGCAGCTTCTCCACGACCACCGTCGCCGCCGTGCCCCGGCGGCCCGTCGCGCTGTCGGCGCTGTCGGTGGCGAGGTCGTCGTCGACCAGGACGGTCGCGACCGGGATGCCGTCGTGGCGCAGGCGCTCCGCCGCGATCTGGAAGTTGATCACGTCGCCCGTGTAGTTCTTGACGATCAGCAGCACGCCCGCGCTCTTGGCGACGGCCGCGCTCGCCTCGTAGATCTGCCGGTTGTGCGGGGAGGCGAACACCTCGCCGGGGCAGACCGCGTCCAGGCCGCCGCGCCCGAGGAGGCCGGTGTGCAGCGGCTCGTGCCCGGAGCCGCCGCCGGACACCAGGGCGACGCGACGGCCGGGGTCCGCGGCGCGGGCCCGCAGGTACAGCGGGGCGCTGTTGACCTCGACGATGCCGGGGTGGGCCAGGGCGAGACCGCGTGCGGCGGTCAGCACGGGGGCGGATTCCGGCAGGAAGTAGCTCATCGGTCGGTTCTCCGTAGGTCGGCTCGGGTCGGCCGCAACGTCGGCGTCGGCTTGGGCGTCGGCAAAGGTGTCGGCATCCGGGTCGGCATCGGCGAGGGCTCGGCTTCGCACGGCCGGAGCCGGTGCGGCCACCGCACAGCCCCGTGCGCCGACCCACGCCCCGCTCCGGACGTGCGCCCACCCTGGCCGCCGGACGGCGTCCAAGGCCGGAACTCCATAGTGCCGGAACCTCCGAGTTCCGGTCCGGCCCACGCCGTGCGATCCTGCCACCAGCGCCGAAGGGGCTCCGAGGCGCAGGCCGTGCCGGAAAACCCCTGATCAGACCCACCTTCTTTGCGAGATCTTTACCATGACCAACGCCCGCCGCGAGGACCTCGGCCGCATGCTCCGCGCCTGGCGCAGGGCGCGGGGCCCCGCGCCGGCGCTCGGCTCCCTGCCCGCGCGCGGGCACCGCACCTACCTCACGCAGCTCGACATGGCGCTGCAGCTCGGCGTCTCCGAGCGCTGGTACCGGGCGCTGGAGAAGGGCGAGGACCGCCGGTACAGCCGCGAGATGATCGCCGGGGTCTGCCGGATCCTCGACCTCGCCCCGCAGCAGGCCGCCGCCCTCCACCGGGGCACCGGACACGAGCCCCCCGAGCCCGCCCGCGGCCGCGGCCTCGACCCGGCGCTCGTCCAGCTCATGCGCCAGCAGCGGTACGTCAGCTACCTCTGCGACCAGGCCTGGGACGTGATCGAGGCCAACGTGGTCGCCGCCCGGCACTGCCCCTGGCTCGCCCGCCCCGGCGCCAACGTCATGACCTGGGCGTTCTCCCCCGAGGCCCGCTATCAGCTCCGCGACTGGGAGGACCGCTGGGCCGCCTCCCTGCTCACCCGGCTCCGCCTGGCCTGGCAGCGCCGACCGGATGACGCGCGTCTCGACGAGGTCGTCCGCGAGGTGCGGGCCCAACCGGGCGTCGCGGCCCTCTGGGACTCCCCCGCGTCCGCCGCCCCGGACCCGCTTCCGGGCGACGGCGCACGCCCGATGTTCTTCCCGCTGGTCGCCCCCGACCCGGTCGACGTGCGGGTCCTGGCCTGCGGCCCGTACGACGACGCGACGGTCCGCTGGCACCTGGTGATGCCGGTGGACTCGACGCTCGCGTTTCCTTGAGCACGGCGGCGTAGCAACTGATCAATAGGCCCACAGGCACGCATACCGGCACATTCACACAGCCCCGTGCGGCCGAAAACCCACCCCGCCTGCTAGGTTAGGGTCACCTTAGTTTACGGTTGCCGTCGAGTCAGTCGTCACCGCTCGAAGGGAACCTGAGCATGCACCGCCCCCTGCGGGTAGCCATCGTCGGAGCCGGACCCGCTGGGATCTACGCCGCCGACGCGCTGCTGAAGTCCGACGTGGCCGCCGAGCCCGGCGTGTCCATCGACCTCTTCGAGCGGATGCCCGCCCCGTTCGGCCTGATCCGTTACGGCGTGGCCCCCGACCACCCGCGGATCAAGGGCATCGTCACGGCCCTGCACCAGGTGCTCGACAAGCCGCAGATCCGCCTCTTCGGCAACGTCGACTACCCGCGCGACATCAGCCTGGACGACCTGCGCGCCTTCTACGACGCGGTCGTCTTCTCCACCGGCGCCACGGCCGACCGCGCCCTCGACATACCGGGCATCGACCTCGACGGCTCGTACGGCGCGGCGGACTTCGTCTCCTGGTACGACGGTCACCCGGACGTCCCGCGGACCTGGCCGCTGGACGCGGAGAAGGTCGCCGTCCTCGGCGTCGGCAACGTGGCCCTCGACGTGGCGCGCGTCCTTGCCAAGACCGCCGAGGAGCTCCTTCCGACGGAGATCCCTGCGAACGTCCACGACGGTCTGCAGGCCAACAAGGCCCGCGAGATCCATGTCTTCGGCCGACGCGGCCCCGCGCAGGCCAAGTTCAGCCCGATGGAGCTGCGGGAGCTGGACCACTCCCCCACCATCGAGGTCATCGTGGACCCCGAGGACATCGACTACGACGACGGCTCGATCGCGACCCGCCGCGGCAACAAGCAGGCCGACATGGTCGCCAAGACCCTGGAGAACTGGGCGATCCGCGACGTCGGCGACCGTCCGCACAAGCTCTTCCTGCACTTCTTCGAGTCGCCGTCCGAGATCCTCGGCGAGGACGGCAAGGTCGTCGGCCTGCGCACCGAGCGCACCGAGCTGGACGGCACCGGCAACGTCAAGGGCACCGGCAACGTCAAGGACTGGGACGTCACCGCGGTGTACCGCGCCGTGGGCTATCTGTCCGACGCGCTGCCCAAGCTCCCCTGGGACGTCGAGTCCGGCACGGTGCCGGACGAGGGCGGCCGGGTGATCGAGGAGTCCGGGGCGCACCTGACGTCGACGTACGTCACGGGCTGGATCCGCCGCGGCCCCGTCGGCCTCATCGGTCACACCAAGGGCGACGCCAACGAGACGGTCGCCAACCTCCTGGACGACCACGCGCACGGCCGCCTTCCGGAGCCCGCCTCGCCCGCTCCGGAAGCCGTGGACGCCTTCCTCACCGAGCGGAACGTCCGCTTCACGACGTGGGAGGGCTGGTACCGCCTCGACGCCGCGGAGAAGGCGCTCGGCGAGCCGCAGGGCCGCGAGCGCGTGAAGATCGTCGAGCGCGAGGACATGCTCC harbors:
- a CDS encoding helix-turn-helix domain-containing protein, coding for MTNARREDLGRMLRAWRRARGPAPALGSLPARGHRTYLTQLDMALQLGVSERWYRALEKGEDRRYSREMIAGVCRILDLAPQQAAALHRGTGHEPPEPARGRGLDPALVQLMRQQRYVSYLCDQAWDVIEANVVAARHCPWLARPGANVMTWAFSPEARYQLRDWEDRWAASLLTRLRLAWQRRPDDARLDEVVREVRAQPGVAALWDSPASAAPDPLPGDGARPMFFPLVAPDPVDVRVLACGPYDDATVRWHLVMPVDSTLAFP
- a CDS encoding dihydroxyacetone kinase family protein — translated: MSYFLPESAPVLTAARGLALAHPGIVEVNSAPLYLRARAADPGRRVALVSGGGSGHEPLHTGLLGRGGLDAVCPGEVFASPHNRQIYEASAAVAKSAGVLLIVKNYTGDVINFQIAAERLRHDGIPVATVLVDDDLATDSADSATGRRGTAATVVVEKLLGAAADRGASLQELQELGTRVVAQSRSVAVAARAQTSPTTTAPAFTLEPGVLDYGVGIHGERGIRTIARPSVDDLVRRMTDDLIDALPEGSDEVLALVNGLGATTELELHAVSSLLHDRLTERGLRPAVTIAGTYTAALDMAGFSLTLTRLDEGWVDLWTAPTETPLTLPRTVRPAGTSAAPAAAPAAQAPAPAATAGAAGGRVVLDRYAEVVAQVRDNLTKLDQLVGDGDFGDNLSGGVRRAVRLADETGIEGTAALAEAFLNDVGGTSGPLFGLFFKDLASAEPGDGQAPSVAALAEAAAAASAAINRVGGARVGDCTLVDALVPAAESLAAASAGEPTGELAEAPLTTAAQAAIRGALSTASLRPRRGRASYVGDHALGVPDPGALAVALVFTTLAEVHEPTWATRLPAPGHLTTI
- a CDS encoding alpha/beta hydrolase: MRPKRIVGGTAAVAGALSLLAVGMPATAQAAAPAAGPRWGTCPAGAEAPRGTYCSTLKVPLDYKKPNGRRIELTLSIAGAGNAPRTLVVNPGGPGESGIGVAKLVWSSLPQKVAEKYNVVSFDPRGVGASTPVSCGDTSKLTKHPALPYTPRNAAEEKKRLTVARKVAEQCRQHSGDLLPHMTTENAVRDMDRIRAALGKPKLDYLGYSYGTRLGATYATLFPKRTGRMVLDSVMDPTASSYAAQFQQNTALQHRAQQFFAWTAKHDRTYHLGTTRAKVATAWEAARKKLTARSAGGRAGSAELDDLLASGMYTDLMWSELAGAVSDYRRGDSGALLAATDQLADGGVDPAMLAYSCVDDPWPRDWKTWRTDTRASARKAPLFGWLNTWYSAPCAFWKAKPTTPVKIGSVRVPPPLLLQAKDDAATPLAGARRMHAALKGSRLVVAGGGNHGQFLFDANSCVDKHGSRYLLTGKLPTRDTTCPAGPAPTP
- a CDS encoding FAD-dependent oxidoreductase, whose amino-acid sequence is MHRPLRVAIVGAGPAGIYAADALLKSDVAAEPGVSIDLFERMPAPFGLIRYGVAPDHPRIKGIVTALHQVLDKPQIRLFGNVDYPRDISLDDLRAFYDAVVFSTGATADRALDIPGIDLDGSYGAADFVSWYDGHPDVPRTWPLDAEKVAVLGVGNVALDVARVLAKTAEELLPTEIPANVHDGLQANKAREIHVFGRRGPAQAKFSPMELRELDHSPTIEVIVDPEDIDYDDGSIATRRGNKQADMVAKTLENWAIRDVGDRPHKLFLHFFESPSEILGEDGKVVGLRTERTELDGTGNVKGTGNVKDWDVTAVYRAVGYLSDALPKLPWDVESGTVPDEGGRVIEESGAHLTSTYVTGWIRRGPVGLIGHTKGDANETVANLLDDHAHGRLPEPASPAPEAVDAFLTERNVRFTTWEGWYRLDAAEKALGEPQGRERVKIVEREDMLRESGA